One stretch of Streptomyces sp. R21 DNA includes these proteins:
- the ispG gene encoding flavodoxin-dependent (E)-4-hydroxy-3-methylbut-2-enyl-diphosphate synthase, translating to MTAISLGMPSVPTKLAERRKSRQIQVGTVAVGGDAPVSVQSMTTTRTSDIGATLQQIAELTASGCQIVRVACPTQDDADALATIARKSQIPVIADIHFQPKYVFAAIDAGCAAVRVNPGNIKQFDDQVKEIARAAKDTGTPIRIGVNAGSLDKRLLQKYGKATPEALVESALWECSLFEEHDFRDIKISVKHNDPVVMVNAYRQLAAQCDYPLHLGVTEAGPAFQGTIKSAVAFGALLSEGIGDTIRVSLSAPPVEEVKVGLQILESLNLKQRGLEIVSCPSCGRAQVDVYKLAEEVTAGLEGMEVPLRVAVMGCVVNGPGEAREADLGVASGNGKGQIFVKGEVIKTVPESKIVETLIEEAMKLAEKMEAEGITSGEPSVSVAG from the coding sequence ATGACTGCGATTTCTCTCGGCATGCCGTCCGTTCCGACCAAGCTCGCCGAACGCCGCAAGAGCCGGCAGATCCAGGTCGGAACCGTGGCCGTGGGTGGAGACGCACCCGTCTCGGTGCAGTCGATGACGACGACGCGTACGTCGGACATCGGCGCCACGCTCCAGCAGATCGCCGAGCTGACGGCGTCGGGCTGCCAGATCGTCCGCGTCGCCTGCCCCACGCAGGACGACGCCGACGCGCTCGCCACCATCGCCAGGAAGTCCCAGATTCCCGTCATCGCGGACATCCATTTCCAGCCGAAGTACGTCTTCGCGGCGATCGACGCCGGCTGCGCGGCGGTCCGTGTGAACCCCGGCAACATCAAGCAGTTCGACGACCAGGTCAAGGAGATCGCGCGGGCCGCCAAGGACACCGGCACCCCGATCCGCATCGGCGTCAACGCGGGCTCCCTCGACAAGCGACTGCTCCAGAAGTACGGCAAGGCCACCCCCGAGGCGCTCGTCGAGTCCGCCCTCTGGGAGTGCTCGCTCTTCGAGGAGCACGACTTCCGCGACATCAAGATCTCGGTCAAGCACAACGACCCGGTGGTCATGGTCAACGCCTACCGCCAGCTGGCCGCGCAGTGCGACTACCCTCTCCACCTCGGCGTGACCGAGGCGGGCCCCGCCTTCCAGGGCACCATCAAGTCGGCGGTCGCCTTCGGAGCCCTGCTCTCCGAGGGCATCGGCGACACGATCCGCGTCTCCCTCTCCGCCCCGCCGGTGGAGGAGGTCAAGGTGGGCCTCCAGATCCTCGAATCCCTGAACCTCAAGCAGCGCGGCCTGGAGATCGTCTCCTGCCCGTCCTGCGGCCGCGCCCAGGTCGACGTCTACAAGCTGGCCGAAGAGGTCACGGCCGGCCTGGAGGGCATGGAGGTCCCGCTCCGCGTCGCGGTCATGGGCTGCGTCGTCAACGGCCCGGGCGAGGCCCGCGAGGCCGACCTCGGCGTCGCCTCCGGCAACGGCAAGGGCCAGATCTTCGTCAAGGGCGAGGTCATCAAGACGGTCCCCGAGTCGAAGATCGTCGAGACCCTCATCGAAGAGGCGATGAAGCTGGCGGAGAAGATGGAGGCGGAGGGCATCACGTCGGGGGAGCCGTCGGTGTCGGTGGCCGGCTGA
- a CDS encoding RIP metalloprotease, which translates to MTTLMMILGIVVFAIGLLVSIAWHELGHLSTAKLFGIRVPQYMVGFGPTIWSRKKGETEYGVKAVPLGGYIRMIGMFPPGPDGKIEARSTSPFRGMVEDARSAAFEELQPGDETRLFYTRKPWKRVIVMFAGPFMNLILAVAIFLGVMMTFGVNTQTTTVSAVSPCVIQASENRDKCTKKDPVAPAMDAGVKPGDKIVGFNGKAVPDWSALQSDIRANPGRTVTLTVERKGEQLDLTAHLVKNQVSKTDGSGGYVEGKYVFAGWLGFTPASGIVEQSFGQSVDRMGDMMQNGVESLVSLPGKIPDLWDAAFGDGPRKADSPMGVVGAARVGGDVFTLDIPASQQIAMMLMLVAGFNLSLFLFNMLPLLPLDGGHIAGALWESLRRATAKVLRRPDPGPFDVAKLMPVAYVVAGIFVCFTLLVFIADVVNPVKIS; encoded by the coding sequence ATGACGACCCTGATGATGATCCTCGGCATAGTCGTCTTCGCGATCGGCCTGCTGGTCTCGATCGCCTGGCACGAGCTGGGACATCTGTCGACGGCCAAGCTCTTCGGCATTCGCGTGCCGCAGTACATGGTCGGTTTCGGGCCGACCATCTGGTCGCGGAAGAAGGGCGAGACCGAGTACGGCGTCAAGGCGGTCCCGCTCGGTGGCTACATCCGCATGATCGGCATGTTCCCGCCAGGACCCGACGGCAAGATCGAGGCCCGTTCGACGTCCCCCTTCCGGGGCATGGTCGAGGACGCCAGGTCGGCCGCCTTCGAGGAGCTCCAGCCCGGCGACGAGACCCGCCTCTTCTACACGCGCAAGCCGTGGAAGCGCGTCATCGTGATGTTCGCCGGCCCCTTCATGAACCTCATCCTGGCCGTGGCGATCTTCCTCGGCGTGATGATGACGTTCGGCGTCAACACACAGACGACCACGGTCAGCGCCGTCTCCCCGTGTGTCATCCAGGCCAGCGAGAACCGCGACAAGTGCACGAAGAAGGACCCGGTCGCGCCCGCCATGGACGCGGGTGTGAAGCCCGGTGACAAGATCGTCGGCTTCAACGGCAAGGCCGTCCCCGACTGGTCCGCGCTCCAGTCCGACATCCGCGCCAACCCCGGCAGGACGGTCACGCTCACCGTCGAGCGCAAGGGCGAGCAGCTCGACCTGACCGCCCACCTGGTCAAGAACCAGGTCAGCAAGACCGACGGCAGCGGTGGCTACGTCGAGGGCAAGTACGTGTTCGCCGGCTGGCTCGGTTTCACGCCCGCCTCCGGCATCGTCGAGCAGTCCTTCGGCCAGTCCGTCGACCGCATGGGCGACATGATGCAGAACGGCGTCGAGTCGCTGGTCTCGCTGCCGGGCAAGATCCCCGACCTGTGGGACGCGGCCTTCGGCGACGGCCCGCGCAAGGCGGACTCCCCGATGGGCGTGGTCGGCGCGGCCCGCGTCGGCGGCGACGTCTTCACCCTCGACATCCCCGCCTCCCAGCAGATCGCGATGATGCTGATGCTCGTCGCGGGCTTCAACCTCTCCCTCTTCCTGTTCAACATGCTCCCGCTGCTCCCGCTCGACGGCGGGCACATCGCGGGCGCCCTGTGGGAGTCGCTGCGGCGGGCCACGGCGAAGGTGCTGCGCCGCCCGGACCCGGGCCCGTTCGATGTCGCGAAACTGATGCCGGTGGCCTACGTGGTGGCCGGAATCTTCGTCTGCTTCACGCTCCTGGTGTTCATCGCGGACGTGGTTAACCCGGTGAAAATCTCCTAG
- the dxr gene encoding 1-deoxy-D-xylulose-5-phosphate reductoisomerase, whose amino-acid sequence MSDSPAPLADPHLVFDPVDGDGPRDVVILGSTGSIGTQAIDLVLRNPDRFKVTGLSAAGGRVALLAEQAHRLRVRTVAVAREDVVPALREALTTLYGAGEPLPEILAGAEAATHLAASDCHTVLNGITGSIGLAPTLAALEAGRTLALANKESLIVGGPLVKELAKPGQIIPVDSEHAALFQALASGTRADVRKLVVTASGGPFRGRTKAELADVTPEDALNHPTWAMGPVITVNSATLVNKGLEVIEAHLLYDIPFERIEVVVHPQSYVHSMVEFTDGSTMAQATPPDMRGPIAIGLGWPERVPDAAPAFDWTKASSWEFFPLDNDAFPSVGLARHVGRLAGTAPAVFNAANEECVDAFLNGALPFNGIMETVTRVVEEHGTPHSGTSLTVADVLEAETWARARARELTKTTAHPTAEARA is encoded by the coding sequence ATGAGCGACAGTCCAGCCCCCCTCGCCGATCCGCATCTCGTCTTCGACCCCGTCGACGGAGACGGGCCGAGGGACGTGGTGATCCTCGGTTCCACCGGCTCGATCGGCACCCAGGCCATCGACCTCGTGCTGCGCAACCCCGACAGGTTCAAGGTCACCGGGCTCTCCGCCGCCGGCGGCCGGGTCGCCCTCCTCGCCGAGCAGGCCCACCGCCTGCGGGTGCGCACGGTCGCCGTGGCCCGCGAGGACGTCGTACCGGCGCTGCGCGAGGCATTGACGACGCTGTACGGGGCGGGGGAACCGCTCCCCGAGATCCTCGCCGGCGCGGAGGCGGCCACCCACCTCGCCGCCTCCGACTGCCACACCGTGCTGAACGGAATCACCGGCTCCATCGGCCTCGCGCCGACCCTGGCCGCCCTGGAGGCGGGCCGCACCCTCGCGCTCGCCAACAAGGAGTCGCTCATCGTCGGCGGCCCGCTGGTCAAGGAGCTGGCCAAGCCGGGGCAGATCATCCCGGTCGACTCCGAGCACGCCGCCCTCTTCCAGGCCCTCGCCTCCGGCACCCGGGCTGACGTACGCAAACTCGTCGTCACCGCCTCCGGAGGCCCCTTCCGCGGACGTACGAAGGCCGAACTGGCGGACGTCACTCCCGAGGACGCCCTGAACCACCCCACCTGGGCCATGGGACCGGTCATCACCGTCAACTCCGCGACCCTCGTCAACAAGGGGCTCGAAGTCATCGAGGCGCACCTCCTCTACGACATTCCCTTCGAGCGCATTGAGGTGGTCGTGCATCCCCAGTCGTATGTCCACTCGATGGTTGAGTTCACGGACGGATCGACGATGGCCCAGGCGACGCCCCCCGACATGCGCGGGCCGATCGCCATCGGGCTCGGCTGGCCCGAGCGCGTCCCGGACGCGGCGCCCGCCTTCGACTGGACCAAGGCGTCCAGCTGGGAGTTCTTCCCGCTCGACAACGACGCGTTTCCGTCGGTCGGGCTCGCCCGGCATGTGGGGCGGCTCGCGGGCACGGCCCCGGCAGTGTTCAATGCGGCCAACGAGGAGTGCGTGGACGCGTTCCTGAACGGCGCGCTGCCGTTCAACGGGATCATGGAGACCGTCACGAGAGTGGTCGAGGAACACGGCACTCCCCATTCGGGAACTTCCCTGACCGTCGCGGACGTCCTCGAAGCGGAGACCTGGGCGCGCGCCCGGGCCCGTGAGCTGACCAAGACGACAGCGCACCCGACCGCGGAGGCCCGTGCATGA
- the secA gene encoding preprotein translocase subunit SecA, translating into MAQGKGLEAITGRIMRAGEGRVLRRLERIAEQVGSLSEDFEGLTDEELQSLTPEFRQRHEKGESLDDLLPEAFAAIREAARRTLGMRHFDVQIMGGAALHLGNIAEMQTGEGKTLVATLPVYLNALSGKGVHLVTVNDYLAERDAEWMGRAYRFMGLSVGVLKSESTPAQRRIQYACDITYGTNTEFGFDYLRDNMAWSQDELVQRGHHFAIVDEADSILIDEARTPLIISGPADQPTQWYAAFAKLVDRMKGVRVQEENFTTQADKDRLADLRASHHYEYDPKKRTVAILDPGVEYLQDQLGIDSLYESDHTPLIGHLNNALKAKEHFKKDKDYVVVDGEVLIVDEHTGRLLAGRRYNEGLHQAIEAKEGVTIKDENQTLATITLQNFFRLYGKLSGMTGTAMTEAAEFHQIYKLHVVPIPTNRPMVRRDDPDQIYRTEEAKYAAILADIAEKHEEGQPILVGTTSVEKSETLSALLRRQGIRHEVLNAKNHQREAQIVAQAGRRGAVTVATNMAGRGTDIMLGGNPEAMALAELPEDASEEDRQAALDRVGAKVATEHDEVKALGGLYVLGTERHESRRIDNQLRGRSGRQGDPGASRFYLSLQDDLMRLFRAQVVDRVMSMANVPDDVPIENKMVTRAIASAQSQLEQQHFESRKDVLKFDEVLNRQRTLIYAERRRVLAGEDLREQILHFMDDTIRAYIRQETSEGFAEEWDLERLWGAFKQLYPVQFTIEELDDEADGRENVTAEHLIDAITHDIHVRYEEREAELGSEALRDLERLVVLSVLDRKWREHLYEMDYLRDGIGLRWTLGREPIIEYEREGFDMYGAMTDAIKEESVGYVFNLEAAAPGAEALERRGRTDGLHFTAPTLDTAEGVVEGDFVPADAAAATAPPEARPEDGPADAPALKAPPRRTTKSRKQRRRKR; encoded by the coding sequence ATGGCGCAGGGCAAAGGACTTGAGGCGATCACCGGCAGGATCATGCGGGCCGGTGAGGGCCGGGTGCTGCGCAGGCTGGAGCGCATCGCCGAACAGGTCGGCTCCCTGTCGGAGGATTTCGAGGGGCTGACCGACGAGGAACTCCAGTCCCTCACTCCGGAGTTCAGGCAGCGCCACGAGAAGGGCGAGAGCCTCGACGACCTGCTCCCCGAGGCTTTCGCCGCCATCCGTGAGGCGGCCCGCCGCACCCTCGGGATGCGCCACTTCGACGTCCAGATCATGGGCGGGGCGGCCCTTCACCTCGGCAATATCGCCGAGATGCAGACCGGCGAGGGAAAGACTCTCGTCGCCACCCTGCCCGTGTATCTGAACGCCCTGTCCGGCAAGGGAGTTCACCTCGTCACGGTCAACGACTACCTCGCCGAACGCGACGCCGAATGGATGGGCCGCGCCTACCGATTCATGGGCCTGAGCGTCGGCGTCCTCAAATCCGAGTCGACACCGGCCCAGCGGCGCATCCAGTACGCCTGTGACATCACCTACGGCACCAACACCGAATTCGGCTTCGACTACCTGCGCGACAACATGGCCTGGTCGCAGGACGAACTCGTGCAGCGCGGCCACCATTTCGCGATCGTCGACGAGGCCGACTCGATCCTCATCGACGAGGCCCGTACGCCGCTGATCATCTCCGGTCCGGCCGACCAGCCCACCCAGTGGTACGCCGCGTTCGCCAAGCTGGTGGACCGGATGAAGGGCGTCCGCGTGCAGGAGGAGAACTTCACCACGCAGGCGGACAAGGACCGCCTCGCCGACCTGCGGGCGAGCCACCACTACGAGTACGACCCGAAGAAGCGCACCGTCGCGATCCTGGACCCCGGCGTGGAGTACCTCCAGGACCAGCTCGGCATCGACTCCCTCTACGAGTCCGACCACACCCCGCTCATCGGGCACCTCAACAACGCGCTCAAGGCCAAGGAGCACTTCAAGAAGGACAAGGACTACGTCGTCGTGGACGGCGAGGTCCTCATCGTCGACGAGCACACCGGCCGCCTCCTCGCGGGCCGCCGCTACAACGAGGGACTGCACCAGGCCATCGAGGCCAAGGAAGGCGTGACGATCAAGGACGAGAACCAGACGCTCGCCACGATCACCCTGCAGAACTTCTTCCGTCTCTACGGGAAGCTCTCCGGAATGACCGGCACCGCGATGACCGAGGCGGCCGAGTTCCACCAGATCTACAAGCTGCACGTCGTCCCGATCCCCACCAACCGGCCGATGGTCCGCCGCGACGACCCCGACCAGATCTACCGCACCGAGGAGGCGAAGTACGCCGCGATCCTGGCGGACATCGCCGAGAAGCACGAAGAGGGCCAGCCGATCCTGGTGGGCACCACCTCCGTGGAGAAGTCGGAGACCCTGTCCGCCCTGCTCAGGAGGCAGGGCATCCGGCACGAGGTCCTCAACGCCAAGAACCACCAGCGCGAGGCCCAGATCGTCGCTCAGGCCGGCCGCAGGGGAGCGGTCACCGTGGCCACCAACATGGCCGGCCGCGGCACCGACATCATGCTCGGCGGCAACCCGGAAGCCATGGCGCTCGCCGAACTCCCCGAGGACGCGAGCGAGGAGGACCGGCAGGCCGCGCTCGACCGGGTCGGTGCGAAGGTGGCGACCGAGCACGACGAGGTGAAGGCGCTCGGCGGCCTCTACGTCCTGGGCACCGAGCGCCACGAGTCCCGTCGTATCGACAACCAGCTGCGCGGCCGCTCCGGCCGCCAGGGCGACCCGGGCGCCTCCCGTTTCTACCTCTCGCTCCAGGACGACCTGATGCGGCTGTTCCGTGCCCAGGTGGTGGACCGGGTGATGTCGATGGCGAACGTCCCCGACGACGTCCCCATCGAGAACAAGATGGTCACCCGTGCCATCGCCTCCGCCCAGTCACAGCTGGAGCAGCAGCACTTCGAGTCCCGCAAGGACGTCCTGAAGTTCGACGAGGTCCTCAACCGGCAGCGCACCCTCATCTACGCCGAGCGCCGCCGCGTCCTCGCGGGCGAGGACCTGCGCGAACAGATCCTGCACTTCATGGACGACACGATCCGGGCGTACATCCGGCAGGAGACGAGCGAGGGCTTCGCCGAGGAGTGGGACCTGGAGCGGCTGTGGGGCGCCTTCAAGCAGCTCTACCCCGTGCAGTTCACCATCGAGGAGCTGGACGACGAGGCGGACGGCCGCGAGAACGTCACCGCCGAACACCTCATCGATGCCATCACGCATGATATTCACGTCCGGTACGAGGAGCGGGAGGCCGAACTCGGCTCCGAGGCCCTGCGCGACCTCGAACGCCTGGTCGTCCTCTCCGTCCTCGACCGCAAATGGCGCGAACACCTCTACGAGATGGACTACCTCCGCGACGGCATCGGCCTGCGCTGGACCCTGGGCCGCGAGCCGATCATCGAGTACGAGCGCGAGGGCTTCGACATGTACGGCGCGATGACGGACGCCATCAAGGAGGAGTCCGTCGGCTACGTCTTCAACCTGGAGGCCGCGGCCCCGGGCGCCGAGGCCCTGGAACGCCGCGGCCGCACCGACGGCCTGCACTTCACCGCCCCGACGCTGGACACCGCGGAGGGCGTCGTCGAGGGCGACTTCGTACCGGCCGACGCGGCCGCGGCCACCGCGCCGCCCGAAGCCCGCCCCGAAGACGGACCCGCCGACGCGCCCGCGCTGAAAGCGCCGCCCCGCCGCACCACCAAGTCGCGGAAACAGCGCCGCCGTAAGCGGTAG
- a CDS encoding acyl-CoA dehydrogenase family protein: protein MSATPHQPTVTEREARQVAEAAREQDWRKPSFAKELFLGRFRLDLIHPHPMPPDEDAQRGEEFLAKLRDFCETKVDGALIEREAQIPDEVINGLKELGALGMKIDTKYGGLGLTQVYYNKALALAGSASPAIGVLLSAHQSIGVPQPLKLFGTQEQRDQFLPRCARTDISAFLLTEPDVGSDPARLATTAIPDGEDYVLDGVKLWTTNGVVADLLVVMARVPKSEDHKGGITAFVVETNSPGITVENRNSFMGLRGIENGVTRFHQVRVPAANRIGPEGAGLKIALTTLNTGRLSLPASCVAAGKWCLKIAREWSAAREQWGKPVAYHEAVGSKISFIAATTFALEAVLDLSSQMADEDRNDIRIEGALAKLYASEMAWLMADELVQIRGGRGFETAESLAARGERAIPAEQILRDLRINRIFEGSTEIMHLLIAREAVDAHLSVAGDLIDPEKSLSDKAKAGANAGVFYAKWLPKLVAGAGQLPGAYGDFHPDGHVDLSGHLRFVERTARKLARSTFYAMSRWQGRMETKQGFLGRIVDIGAELFAMSAVCVRAELLRTTEDHGREAYQLADVFCRQARIRVDELFGRLWTNTDDLDGKVVKGVMSGTYEWLEHGIVDPSGEGPWIADATPGPSKRDNLHRPIR, encoded by the coding sequence ATGTCCGCAACACCCCACCAGCCAACGGTCACGGAGCGTGAGGCACGTCAGGTCGCCGAGGCCGCGCGTGAACAGGACTGGCGCAAGCCCAGTTTCGCCAAGGAGCTCTTCCTCGGCCGCTTCCGGCTCGACCTGATCCACCCGCACCCGATGCCGCCGGACGAGGACGCGCAGCGCGGCGAGGAGTTCCTCGCCAAGCTGCGCGACTTCTGCGAGACGAAGGTCGACGGCGCCCTGATCGAGCGCGAGGCGCAGATCCCCGACGAGGTGATCAACGGTCTCAAGGAGCTCGGCGCCCTCGGCATGAAGATCGACACCAAGTACGGCGGCCTCGGCCTCACCCAGGTGTACTACAACAAGGCGCTCGCGCTGGCGGGCTCGGCCAGCCCCGCGATCGGCGTGCTGCTCTCTGCGCATCAGTCGATCGGCGTACCGCAGCCGCTGAAGCTGTTCGGGACGCAGGAGCAGCGGGACCAGTTCCTGCCGCGCTGCGCCCGCACCGACATCAGCGCCTTCCTGCTGACCGAGCCCGACGTGGGCTCCGACCCGGCCCGGCTGGCCACCACGGCGATCCCGGACGGGGAGGACTACGTCCTCGACGGGGTGAAGCTCTGGACCACCAACGGCGTGGTCGCCGACCTGCTGGTGGTGATGGCCCGGGTGCCGAAGAGCGAGGACCACAAGGGCGGCATCACGGCCTTCGTCGTGGAGACCAACTCGCCCGGCATCACCGTGGAGAACCGCAACTCCTTCATGGGCCTGCGCGGCATCGAGAACGGTGTCACCCGTTTCCACCAGGTCCGGGTCCCTGCCGCCAACCGCATAGGGCCGGAGGGCGCCGGTCTGAAGATCGCCCTGACGACGCTGAACACCGGGCGGCTCTCGCTGCCCGCGTCGTGCGTCGCCGCCGGCAAGTGGTGTCTGAAGATCGCCCGCGAGTGGTCGGCGGCGCGCGAGCAGTGGGGCAAGCCCGTCGCGTACCACGAGGCGGTCGGGTCGAAGATCTCCTTCATCGCGGCCACCACCTTCGCCCTGGAGGCCGTGCTCGACCTGTCGTCGCAGATGGCCGACGAGGACCGCAACGACATCCGCATCGAGGGCGCGCTCGCCAAGCTGTACGCCTCCGAGATGGCCTGGCTGATGGCCGACGAGCTCGTCCAGATCCGCGGCGGCCGCGGCTTCGAGACCGCCGAGTCCCTCGCGGCCCGCGGCGAACGTGCGATCCCGGCCGAGCAGATCCTGCGCGACCTGCGCATCAACCGCATCTTCGAGGGTTCCACGGAGATCATGCACCTGCTGATCGCCCGCGAGGCCGTCGACGCCCACCTGTCGGTCGCGGGCGACCTGATCGACCCCGAGAAGTCCCTCTCCGACAAGGCGAAGGCGGGCGCGAACGCGGGTGTCTTCTACGCCAAGTGGCTGCCGAAGCTGGTCGCGGGGGCCGGTCAACTCCCGGGCGCGTACGGCGACTTCCACCCGGACGGGCATGTCGACCTGTCGGGCCACCTGCGCTTCGTCGAGCGCACCGCCCGCAAGCTCGCCCGCTCCACCTTCTACGCCATGTCCCGCTGGCAGGGCCGTATGGAGACCAAGCAGGGCTTCCTCGGCCGGATCGTGGACATCGGCGCCGAGCTCTTCGCGATGAGCGCGGTCTGTGTGCGCGCCGAACTCCTGCGCACCACCGAGGACCACGGCCGCGAGGCCTACCAGCTCGCCGACGTCTTCTGCCGCCAGGCCCGCATCCGCGTCGACGAGCTGTTCGGCCGGCTGTGGACCAACACCGACGACCTCGACGGCAAGGTGGTCAAGGGCGTCATGTCGGGCACCTACGAGTGGCTCGAACACGGCATCGTCGACCCCTCCGGGGAAGGCCCCTGGATCGCCGACGCCACACCCGGCCCCTCGAAACGAGACAACCTCCACCGCCCCATTCGCTGA
- a CDS encoding LacI family DNA-binding transcriptional regulator, which produces MVTLAEVAQHAGVSASTVSYVLSGKRSISAGTRQRVERSIQELGYHPNAGARALASSRSNIIALMVPLRTDMYVPVMMEIAIAVATTARTHGYDVLLLTGEEGPDAVRRVTGSGLADGMILMDVELDDERLPLLRGTDQPSVLIGLPADTTGLTCVDLDFGATGALCAEHLAILGHRDIAVIGEAPAVYERHTGFAERTLDGLRSRSRELGLRVLHRPCEGGYDAMAVTLARVFDERPGTSGFVVQNESAVEPLLALLRQQGRAVPEDVSVIAICPDQVATQASVRLTSVAIPAQEMGRHAVEHLVAKLDGRGKDEVVLIAPELTTRASSGPAPSVS; this is translated from the coding sequence ATGGTCACCCTCGCCGAGGTCGCTCAGCACGCCGGAGTCTCGGCGAGCACGGTGAGCTATGTCCTCAGCGGCAAGCGGTCCATCTCCGCGGGCACCCGACAGCGGGTCGAGCGGAGCATCCAGGAGCTGGGCTATCACCCCAACGCGGGCGCCCGGGCCCTGGCGAGCAGCCGGTCCAACATCATCGCGCTGATGGTTCCGCTCCGCACCGACATGTACGTCCCCGTGATGATGGAGATCGCCATCGCGGTGGCCACGACCGCCCGCACCCACGGCTACGACGTGCTGCTGCTCACCGGCGAGGAGGGTCCCGACGCCGTGCGCCGCGTCACCGGCAGCGGGCTCGCCGACGGGATGATCCTGATGGACGTCGAACTCGACGACGAGCGGCTGCCGTTGCTGCGCGGCACCGACCAGCCGTCCGTGCTCATCGGTCTGCCCGCCGACACCACCGGGCTGACCTGCGTCGACCTCGACTTCGGTGCGACGGGTGCGCTGTGCGCCGAACACCTGGCGATCCTCGGCCACCGTGACATCGCTGTCATCGGCGAGGCGCCCGCGGTGTACGAGCGGCACACCGGCTTCGCGGAGCGCACCCTCGACGGACTGCGGTCCCGCTCACGGGAGTTGGGCCTGCGTGTACTGCACCGCCCCTGCGAGGGCGGGTACGACGCGATGGCCGTCACGCTCGCCCGGGTCTTCGACGAGCGCCCGGGCACCTCGGGGTTCGTCGTGCAGAACGAGTCCGCGGTCGAGCCGCTGCTCGCGCTGCTGCGCCAGCAGGGCCGCGCCGTGCCCGAGGACGTCTCCGTGATCGCGATCTGCCCGGACCAGGTCGCCACACAGGCCTCGGTGCGGCTCACCTCGGTCGCCATCCCCGCCCAGGAGATGGGACGGCATGCCGTGGAGCACCTGGTGGCCAAGCTCGACGGGCGCGGCAAGGACGAAGTCGTGCTGATCGCACCCGAGTTGACGACGAGGGCGAGTTCGGGTCCGGCGCCGTCCGTGTCGTAG